From Numenius arquata chromosome 4, bNumArq3.hap1.1, whole genome shotgun sequence, a single genomic window includes:
- the RALA gene encoding ras-related protein Ral-A — protein MAANKPKGQNSLALHKVIMVGSGGVGKSALTLQFMYDEFVEDYEPTKADSYRKKVVLDGEEVQIDILDTAGQEDYAAIRDNYFRSGEGFLCVFSITELESFAATADFREQILRVKEDENVPFLLVGNKSDLEDKRQVSVEEAKNRADQWNVNYVETSAKTRANVDKVFFDLMREIRARKMEDSKEKNGKKKRKSLAKRIRERCCIL, from the exons ATGGCAGCAAATAAGCCTAAAGGACAGAATTCATTGGCTTTGCACAAAGTCATCATGGTGGGAAGCGGTGGTGTAGGAAAATCGGCTTTAACGCTGCAGTTTATGTATGATGAG tttgttgAAGATTATGAGCCCACCAAAGCAGACAGCTACAGGAAAAAGGTGGTTCTGGATGGGGAAGAAGTCCAAATTGATATATTGgacacagcagggcaggaggactATGCTGCAATTAGAGACAACTACTTCCGAAGTGGAGAAGGCTTTCTTTGTGTCTTCTCTATTACAGAGCTGGAATCCTTTGCAGCGACTGCAGACTTCAG ggagCAGATCTTAAGAGTAAAAGAAGATGAGAATGTTCCTTTTTTGCTAGTTGGTAACAAATCAGATTTGGAAGATAAAAGGCAAGTTTCTGTAGAGGAAGCAAAAAACAGAGCTGATCAGTGGAATGTTAACTATGTGGAAACTTCTGCAAAAACACGAGCTAATGTTGACAAG GTGTTTTTCGATTTAATGAGAGAAATTAGAGCCAGAAAAATGgaagacagcaaagaaaagaacgggaagaagaaaagaaaaagcctagcTAAGAGGATCAGAGAAAGATGTTGCATTTTATAA